Proteins encoded in a region of the Flavobacteriales bacterium genome:
- a CDS encoding GreA/GreB family elongation factor — MELAVIKQRLYQQSVAYVDQRINNSLLAIKNAQESANSEVKSSAGDKHETGRAMAQLETEKNGIQLAEANKLKQAIGLINPAKTCEKVELGALVITNVGNYFLAVSIGKMEVENTLYFGVSPVSPIGQALLNHKQGDEVLFNGRNFSIEAIV; from the coding sequence ATGGAATTAGCGGTAATAAAACAGAGGCTTTATCAACAAAGTGTAGCCTATGTTGATCAGCGGATTAATAACAGTCTTTTAGCGATTAAAAATGCTCAGGAGTCGGCAAATTCTGAAGTGAAAAGTAGTGCGGGTGATAAACATGAGACAGGCAGAGCAATGGCTCAATTGGAAACAGAAAAAAATGGAATTCAATTGGCCGAAGCAAATAAACTCAAACAAGCAATTGGACTGATTAATCCTGCTAAAACATGTGAAAAAGTAGAGTTAGGAGCTTTGGTTATTACCAATGTTGGTAACTATTTCTTAGCTGTGAGTATTGGAAAAATGGAGGTGGAGAACACGCTTTACTTTGGAGTTTCTCCTGTATCTCCAATTGGACAAGCATTGCTAAATCATAAGCAAGGAGATGAGGTCTTGTTTAATGGAAGAAACTTCAGTATAGAAGCAATTGTTTAA
- a CDS encoding S46 family peptidase: protein MRIIGLVLSVFIVNLTVLAHEGMWIPSLLKALEDDMQAKGLKLSAEDIYSINHSSLKDAIVHFGGGCTAEVVSNQGLILTNHHCGYYNIQQHSSLENDYLKDGFWAMSKSEELINKGLTATFIERIEDVTAKLNIGVTTNMDVTQANIIRQRNGQELLKNAVKGTNYDAVIKPFFYGNEFYMIVTKTFKDVRLVGAPPSAIGKFGGDTDNWVWPRHTGDFSVFRIYANRSNEPAEPSVENIPYSPKKWLPVSMEGVQKDDFTMVFGFPGVTEQYLSSKAVEDYINVINPARIEMRKQSLSVIDAAMAASDATRIKYAAKQSRISNAYKKWIGQNLGLKKKDVLEQKRSFEKEYLERVPKNGDEKDILYRLIKQDEKMLPLKKANSLFVEMYYYGPEIIRYADGFYKLFDKPTPPGKYTKDEKKQREIENQKIYDATLAKKKAGLKGYFKNYDVVVDKAIFKKLVPLYIAYADQDLLPEVLKKMAMKFKTKNGQLDVEAYADYLYQKSVLTSESKVNKLLSGSKKKIRKTILKDPAYILAQSIIESREKTKPAYKRESMILDDLMRQFLAAQMKHFPEVKFWADANSTLRLTYGKIEGTAPRDGMEYTWFTTMDGIIEKNNTGNKDFEIPAKMREMWNSKDYGPYATDGDLRICLLGSNHTTGGNSGSPALNAEGHLIGINFDRSWESTMSDIKFDGEICRNIMVDIKYVLWVMDKYAGATHLVKEMELVDKNWRINNQAKLNKKTIQQTTRQLRENPSDEEALLKRAKAYFDLGMEAEGLNDLNAILVKNKKSIAALNERGRYFTNKGELSKALKDINASLKLNKLSNLDANFIKGTILASKNEYKEAIEYFNKAIAIDYSHYKSYYNRGVCQQELGNTEEACRNFKLAKLMGGKAAENMHSINCSFGGW from the coding sequence ATGAGAATTATAGGTTTAGTATTAAGTGTATTTATTGTCAATTTAACTGTTTTGGCACATGAGGGAATGTGGATCCCATCATTGTTAAAAGCCTTGGAGGATGATATGCAAGCAAAAGGATTAAAACTTTCTGCAGAAGATATCTACTCGATAAATCATTCCAGCTTAAAGGATGCTATTGTTCATTTTGGAGGAGGGTGTACAGCAGAGGTTGTTTCTAATCAAGGATTAATTTTAACTAATCATCATTGTGGTTATTATAATATTCAGCAACATAGTTCTTTAGAAAACGATTACTTAAAAGATGGCTTTTGGGCTATGTCAAAGAGCGAAGAGTTAATTAACAAAGGATTAACCGCAACATTTATTGAGCGAATAGAAGATGTGACTGCTAAGTTGAATATTGGTGTAACCACAAATATGGATGTTACACAAGCAAATATCATCCGTCAAAGAAATGGACAGGAACTATTAAAGAATGCAGTAAAAGGAACGAATTATGACGCAGTAATTAAACCATTTTTTTATGGGAATGAGTTTTATATGATTGTTACCAAAACGTTTAAAGATGTTCGTTTAGTAGGTGCCCCTCCTAGTGCAATAGGTAAATTTGGAGGCGATACCGATAATTGGGTTTGGCCAAGACATACAGGAGACTTTTCTGTCTTTAGAATTTATGCAAATAGAAGCAATGAACCTGCAGAACCATCAGTAGAAAATATTCCTTATAGCCCCAAAAAGTGGTTGCCAGTATCAATGGAAGGAGTACAAAAAGATGATTTTACGATGGTCTTTGGTTTTCCTGGAGTAACTGAGCAGTATTTATCATCTAAAGCTGTAGAGGATTACATTAATGTAATTAACCCAGCTCGTATTGAAATGAGAAAACAAAGTTTATCAGTTATAGACGCGGCAATGGCAGCTTCTGATGCAACTCGAATTAAATATGCGGCAAAACAATCTAGGATTAGTAATGCTTATAAAAAGTGGATAGGACAAAATTTAGGTTTAAAAAAGAAAGATGTATTAGAGCAGAAAAGAAGCTTTGAAAAAGAATATTTAGAACGTGTCCCTAAAAATGGAGACGAAAAAGACATTTTATATCGCTTAATTAAACAAGATGAAAAAATGTTACCCTTGAAAAAGGCAAATTCTTTGTTTGTTGAAATGTATTATTATGGACCTGAGATTATTCGATATGCTGATGGTTTTTATAAATTATTTGATAAGCCAACACCTCCGGGTAAATATACGAAAGACGAGAAGAAACAGCGTGAAATTGAAAATCAGAAAATTTATGATGCAACCTTAGCTAAGAAAAAGGCTGGTTTAAAAGGATACTTTAAAAACTATGATGTAGTCGTAGATAAAGCAATTTTTAAGAAATTGGTTCCTTTATATATAGCTTATGCTGATCAAGATTTATTACCAGAGGTATTGAAAAAAATGGCGATGAAATTTAAAACGAAGAATGGCCAATTAGACGTAGAAGCTTATGCAGATTATCTTTATCAAAAATCGGTATTGACGAGTGAAAGTAAGGTCAATAAATTGTTGTCTGGAAGTAAGAAAAAGATTCGAAAGACCATCTTAAAAGATCCAGCATATATTTTGGCTCAAAGTATCATTGAAAGTAGAGAAAAGACAAAACCAGCTTATAAAAGAGAGTCGATGATTTTGGATGATTTGATGCGTCAATTTTTAGCAGCTCAAATGAAACATTTTCCAGAAGTTAAATTTTGGGCTGATGCCAACAGTACGTTGAGACTGACTTATGGGAAAATAGAGGGGACAGCACCTAGAGATGGAATGGAGTATACTTGGTTTACCACAATGGATGGTATTATCGAGAAAAATAATACAGGGAATAAGGATTTTGAAATCCCAGCTAAAATGAGAGAGATGTGGAATAGTAAAGATTATGGTCCTTATGCTACTGATGGCGACTTAAGAATTTGTTTGTTAGGATCGAATCATACCACAGGAGGAAACTCGGGGAGTCCAGCTTTAAATGCAGAAGGACATTTAATAGGAATCAACTTTGATAGAAGTTGGGAAAGTACCATGAGTGATATCAAATTTGATGGAGAAATATGCCGAAATATCATGGTAGATATTAAATATGTATTATGGGTAATGGATAAATATGCAGGAGCAACACATTTGGTTAAAGAAATGGAATTGGTTGATAAAAATTGGAGAATCAATAATCAGGCAAAATTGAATAAGAAAACAATTCAACAAACAACTCGTCAATTAAGAGAAAACCCTTCAGATGAAGAAGCTTTGTTAAAAAGAGCTAAGGCTTATTTTGATTTAGGAATGGAGGCAGAAGGGTTAAATGATTTAAATGCAATTTTGGTTAAGAATAAGAAAAGTATAGCCGCTCTAAATGAAAGAGGACGCTACTTTACCAATAAAGGAGAACTGTCTAAAGCATTAAAAGATATCAACGCTTCGTTAAAATTGAATAAATTATCGAATTTAGATGCGAATTTTATCAAAGGAACAATTTTGGCTAGTAAGAATGAGTACAAAGAGGCTATTGAATATTTTAATAAAGCAATAGCAATTGATTATAGTCATTATAAATCATATTACAATAGAGGAGTATGTCAACAAGAATTAGGAAATACCGAGGAAGCTTGTCGCAACTTTAAATTAGCAAAATTAATGGGAGGAAAGGCTGCTGAAAATATGCACAGCATTAACTGTTCATTTGGAGGTTGGTAA